Genomic DNA from Hordeum vulgare subsp. vulgare chromosome 2H, MorexV3_pseudomolecules_assembly, whole genome shotgun sequence:
AGCGCGGTGAGTTGCTCTAACCCACGAGCACTGAAAGCAGTCCCGGCGACCGGTGTCCTCGGGCCGAAACAATTCCGGCAGCTCGCCAACAGCACGAGGTGCGTCCACCACTCGACTCAACCTGCCGACGGTCTACAGAGAGCCCACGCGCCGGTACCCACCGCCACGAGTGACCCACAGCCCCACAAGACGTATGGAACCAGATCACCCATCAATCCATTGCCATGGACCAAGTCCATGCCATTCCCCCCAAAAGAAAGTCCACGGCATCTAGTTGGCCTTTACAAAACGGCAGCAGTCACGAACGAGCTTCTGCCCCCAAATCCCCAATTTCCTGGGCACCCAACACGTCACTGTAGTAGGCTCAATCGCCTCGAGCAACGAGAGATCTCCCCGGCTAATCCGACTCTGCGCTCGATTCGGGTCCTCGCCCGCCATGGGGTTCGACAAGGAGGCGAGCTCCTCGTCCTCCGGCCTCGACGCGGCGGCGCTGCTGCCGAAGCACCGCGGTGGCGCGCGCCTCTCGTCGCAGCCCAAGACCTTCGCCAACGTCTTCATCGCGGTGGTCGGGTCGGGCGTGCTCGGCCTCCCCTACACCTTCTCCCGCACGGGCTGGGCGGCGGGCTCCATCCTGCTCCTCGCCGTGGCAGGCCTCACCTTCCACTGCATGATGCTGCTCGtcgcctgccgccgccgccttgccgaCGAGCACCCCAAGATCGCCAGCTTTGGGGACTTGGGAGCGGCCGTGTACGGCGCCGCGGGCCGCCACACCGTCGACGCCATGCTCGTGCTCAGCCAGGCCAGCTTCTGCGTCGGCTACCTCATCTTCATCGCCAACACCTTGGCGCACCTCCACCCCATCGGGGACCCGTCCGCGTCCTCCCCTCTCCTCACGGCCAAGGCGCTCTTCATCTGGGTCATGCTGCCGTTCCAGCTGGGGCTCAACTCCATCAAGACGCTCACGCTCCTCGCGCCGCTCAGCATCTTCGCCGACGTCGTGGATCTCGGCGCCATGGGCGTCGTGCTTGGCCAGGACGTGTCCACGTGGCTGGCCGAAAAGCCCCCCGTGTTCGCCTTCGGGGGCCCCGCCGAGATTCTCTACGGCATCGGCGTCGCCGTCTACGCGTTCGAGGGCATCGGCATGGTCCTGCCGCTGGAGGCGGAGGCCGCGGACAAGCGCAAGTTCGGCGGCacgctcgggctgtccatggtgtTCATCGCCGTCATGTACGGGCTGTTCGGCGCCATGGGCTACCTCGCCTTCGGCTCGTCCACGCGGGAcatcatcaccaccaacctcGGCGCTGGGTGGCTCTCTGTCACGGTGCAGCTCGGCCTCTGCATCAACCTTTTCTTCAccatgccggtgatgatgaacCCGGTCTATGAGGTCGCCGAGCGCCTGCTCTACGGCAAGCGCTATGCCTGGTGGCTGCGCTGTATACTGGTCGTGTTCGTGGGGCTCATGGCGATGCTGGTGCCCAACTTCGCCGACTTCCTCTCGCTCGTCGGGAGCAGCGTCTGCGTCTTGCTCGGGTTCGTGCTGCCGGCCGCATTCCACATCAAGGTGCTGGGCGCCGAAATCAGGTGGCCTGCGCTCATCGCCGACGTGGCTGTCATCGTCATCGGCCTGGGGCTCTCTGCGTCCGGGACATGGACGTCGCTCGCGCACATGTTTGGTGCTTCCAACGCCTAAGCATCGACAAGGACACGGATGCTCCGCCAGTTCAGCTGCCATTGTTGAGTTGGGCATGGGTAGTATATGGTCCCCTGCATTTGGATACTTGCATTGCTTGTAAACATGAGGCAAATGGCATAGGCCCTCACGGTATCCCACGGGCAAATCTGTATTGTAGATGTCGCAAGGATCAAGCGACCACAACCAATCTGTGTATTGTACCAGAGTATTTATGTTACTGTGCAAGATATTCTTTTTGTCTAAACTTGTTAGGGTGTGTTGGAGCAAATTTGCCAGCTGTAGGTTTTGTTTTTCTTACAATTAGATAGAACATCTTGGTTTGTTTATCTCTATTTTTTAGTAAACTGTGGTGTTCTCCTGTGTGATGCATGATGCTTGAAGAGTTGAAGTAAAACTACACCGGGGACTGCAGAGCGGTTCACCCTTCAGAGTTTCCTTTCTGAAAGTGGCGATCAGTTCTTACTTGacactgttttttttttttttttctgatcaatttctcTGTTTATTCTTCGCCTACATTTTGACCTGTTGTTTTTACCAAAGAGAAACCGGTGAAATTGGACACTGACTACATTTATGCAGGCATATGTGTTTTGCTATCTGTTTTACAGTTAGAGCTTCATCCCGTGTAGTTTTTGACAAGTAAAACTTCTCTATCTGTCAGCTCGGGTCGCGCACTTGCACTAGGGGGCGACTATGTCTATCGTGTAACAACACCTAGTGTGTGCTCGCGTCAGCCGCCTCCCTATATGTGACGGCCCAGTGGGTGGGAGGCCTAGTGTGTGCTGTTTTGTTTTTACTTTTTATACTTCTTGATATTCGTTATATATATTACGAAAAAAATTTGCATAaactatttcaaaaaatgttaaccAAGCATTTAAAAAATCTTATATGTGTATAAAcaaaatgtttctcatgtatagaaaaaatatttataaattatataaaatgtctatgaagaaacttgatcatgtatttaaaaaatgttaatcaagcatttaacATTTTAAAATGATAAATTTCTATAGAAAAATGTTTgtcatatatatgaaaaatatatacAAAAAATGCAATGTGTATAGAAATCTTGATCATGTATTTTAGAAATGTTAAACATGTATTAAAAATGGTCATAGTGTGTACGAAAAATGTGAAATGTGCAGTAAATAAAAGTAGAAATAAAAAACATACATTTTAGAAAATTTAATTGTTGTATTTCGAAAAGTTATACATGTATACAAAAATGTTCCTGTTGTATACCAGAAATGTATATTGTGTGtgaaaaatatttatttccattaAAGAAAATTTTCAGAATGTAATCAAAAAATGTTAAtcttctttaaaaaaatattatatGTGTATTAGAAAATTTAATAGATACTCCCTGTGttcctaaatacttgtagttgggaGAACTAGTAGTTCtcccaactacaagtatttaggaacagagggagtacataccaaaaatatataatatctatgaaaaagtagacataaaaaacatttgttttcataaaaatgttagtcatgtatttaaaaaatattaaacgtgtatataaaatatgtttatgaTGTATACAAAAATTGTTGAATGTGTACTGAATATTTTGACGTTTGTTGAACAAAAAGGAATCTAATGAAAATCTACAAAGAAACAAAGgaaaatgaagaaacccaagaaaaccaaaaaaacaaaGAAAGTGAAAACCTAAGGGAACCAATACAAAGGAATGTAGACGGTGACATACGAATGTGAAAAAGAAAAAATGGAGAAAACCGATGAATcaagaaagaaacaaagaaaaacaaagaaaaggtGAAGAAGAAAGAAAGCTATGAAAACCGAAAGAGAAATGAAAACGGAAGCAACAATTGAAAAAAGTAGTGAAAACTAGtgagaaaataaacaaaacaggAAATCGAGGACAATCGgtgaagaaaacaaagaaaaccaaaagtaaaaaacaaaataaaacaaaaaatgaagaagaaaacGGACCAAACCAATACGTCGACGGAGGGATGACAAAATATGAAACGGGTCGGCCGAGTTACGACGGAGGTAGAAGGAACCTTTAGGTGAGACGAAAGCCTCACTCGCTAATCGCTATAAACGGTAATGAGTCTTCGTGCTTGCGTATCCAGATAGAATTCAAGCTCCAGAATATAATATGGGCCAACACGCTCAATATGGGATCGTATCTCTACACACCATACCTGGCTAAATGGGCCGGCCCGGCACGGCACAGCCTGACCGCCGTAATCGTGCCACTCACGGCACGGCCCGGCTGGGCCCGATTAATATACGGGTCGTGTCGTGCTGGCCCGCGTGCCGGCCTCCCAGGCCCAAGCACGACACGACATGTATTCGGGCCGGCCCGTAGCACGCTAAAGGCACGGCGGCCCGTGGCACGGCTGGCGGCACGCGCCACATTTTTTTTACAGATtcgatttaaaaaatatatatatatactttttgACATAGTCTTATATGGGATAAATCTAGAGTTTTATTAGCGCCCGCCTCATTAAAACCTTCCATCCCAAAGAAGTAAAAGAGTACAAGCCATTCTCTAGAGaattaaaaatagaaaaagaagaaaagatagagaaaggaaaaaaaaaatatACTACATTACATGACATGCTTTTGATTTTATAGAAATCCTTCAACCTTGCCCTGCATTGCCTGCACCTGCACCTGGAGCCGCCGCGTTGGCCGCGTCCGCATTCGCCCTCTCGTGCGCCGTTACGTGCCTACGCAGGTGGCCGGTTCCCGCATTTTTCTTGACTAGCATCTTCTTACGCACTTTGCATAAATCTGGAGGATACCATCCTCATCTATAGCTCTTTCTTCATCGTAGAATATAGGATTCCAAATTATGTGCCGACGCCTCCCTTGATTTGCCATGTTTGTGTGTGTAGAATCTAGAATGAGATGGAGTTAGAAATAAGATGAAGTTAGAAATGAGAAACCTGGCATCCCATTTTATAGCCAAAAAATAGGCACGATAACCACGATCGGCACGATAGACAATGTGGCATGTGGGATAAATCTTGAGCTTTATTAATGGTTGCCTCATTAAAACCTTTCATCCCTGGGAAGTAAAAGAGTACAAAGTCACGCTCTACAATtacaaaaaggaaagaaaattacaaaaagataagaaaattacaaaagaaatagaaaaggaGTACACTACACGACTAATGACTAATTTACCGATAGGTCCGATGCCGAGTCTTCGTCAAAGCATATGTCTTCAAACATGCCTATTAGTTCCATGTTTTCTGCAGTGTGTTGGGCTCTCCTTCTTAATAGCTCTTCATCTTTCAAGGAAATCAGTGTTCTCATCATATCAGGGGTGAGACTAGTTCTTCTATCCTTAATTATTCTTCCAGCCGTGCTGAAAGTAGACTCTGATGACACTTTAGAGATGGGTACTGATAACACATCACGTGCTAATATGGAAAGCACTGGAAATGTACGTTTGTGTTCTTGCCACAACTGCAGAATGTTGAACTCTTCCTCACTATCTAAATCGAACATGATTTTGTCATTGTTGAGGTAATTCGATaactccttgatacgtccattttgcatcatgctttcatgttgatatttatggttttatgggctgttatattactttgtgataccatatttatgccttttctctcttacgttacaaggtttatttgaagagggagaattcaggcagctggaattctggacttgaaaaggagcaaatctgagtcctctattctgcacagctccaaatgccctgaaaatttacgtagaaTTTTTTGGaactatataaaaaatactcggcgaaataagtaccacaggggagctaccagggccccacaagcctggtggcggctacagggcttgtcggctccttgacggcccactggccccctcttttgctatatgaagggtttcgttccagaaaaaaatcaatcgggagctttttcgtggtttcgccgccgccacgaggcggaacttgagtagatccaatctagagctccggcaggacgatccagcgggggaaacttccctcccggagggggaaatcgtcgtcatcgtcatcaccaacactcctctcgtcggaggggaggcatcttcatcaacatcttcatcagc
This window encodes:
- the LOC123430657 gene encoding amino acid transporter AVT3B-like encodes the protein MGFDKEASSSSSGLDAAALLPKHRGGARLSSQPKTFANVFIAVVGSGVLGLPYTFSRTGWAAGSILLLAVAGLTFHCMMLLVACRRRLADEHPKIASFGDLGAAVYGAAGRHTVDAMLVLSQASFCVGYLIFIANTLAHLHPIGDPSASSPLLTAKALFIWVMLPFQLGLNSIKTLTLLAPLSIFADVVDLGAMGVVLGQDVSTWLAEKPPVFAFGGPAEILYGIGVAVYAFEGIGMVLPLEAEAADKRKFGGTLGLSMVFIAVMYGLFGAMGYLAFGSSTRDIITTNLGAGWLSVTVQLGLCINLFFTMPVMMNPVYEVAERLLYGKRYAWWLRCILVVFVGLMAMLVPNFADFLSLVGSSVCVLLGFVLPAAFHIKVLGAEIRWPALIADVAVIVIGLGLSASGTWTSLAHMFGASNA